The following are encoded together in the Paludisphaera mucosa genome:
- a CDS encoding D-TA family PLP-dependent enzyme: protein MIDTPPYTLLDPDSIPSPAFLVFRDLVAANLDAMIRLAGGVDRLRPHAKTHKSADVVRMGLERGIQKHKCATIAEAEMLAVAGAGDVVVAYPMVGPNVARFVGLVAAFPLTTFRAMVDAPEHARALSEAASGLDRPIPTLVDLDVGMGRTGIAPDDEAVALYEDLDRLPGLAPDGLSAYDGHVNEPDLATRERGAREVEDVVLAFRDRLLAKGLPVPRLLMGGTPSFPVHAAFVAPGVECSPGTVAYHDYNYHSRYPDLPFTPAALLLTRVVSRPRPSRLCLDLGHKAVAADPAGVRAFLPSIPDAKMVGHSEEHLVLEVPDADRFPIGTPLLAIPAHVCPTTALHRRALVVVDGRVVDEWEVTARDRRLRF from the coding sequence ATGATCGACACGCCCCCGTACACGCTGCTCGACCCCGACTCGATCCCGAGCCCGGCGTTCCTGGTCTTCCGCGACCTCGTCGCGGCCAACCTGGATGCGATGATCCGGCTGGCCGGGGGCGTCGACCGGCTGCGGCCCCACGCCAAGACCCACAAGTCGGCCGACGTCGTCCGGATGGGCCTGGAGCGCGGCATCCAGAAGCACAAGTGCGCCACGATCGCCGAGGCCGAGATGCTCGCCGTGGCCGGCGCGGGCGACGTGGTGGTCGCCTACCCGATGGTCGGACCCAACGTCGCCCGGTTCGTCGGCCTCGTCGCCGCCTTTCCATTGACTACGTTCCGCGCGATGGTCGACGCGCCCGAGCACGCCCGGGCCCTCTCCGAGGCCGCCTCGGGCCTGGACCGGCCGATCCCGACTCTCGTCGACCTGGACGTCGGCATGGGCCGCACCGGCATCGCCCCCGACGACGAGGCCGTCGCGCTCTACGAGGATCTCGACCGCCTCCCCGGCCTGGCTCCCGACGGCCTGAGCGCGTACGACGGCCACGTCAACGAGCCCGACCTGGCGACCCGGGAGCGTGGGGCGCGGGAGGTCGAAGACGTCGTGCTCGCCTTCCGCGACCGCCTGCTCGCGAAGGGATTGCCCGTCCCCCGGCTGCTGATGGGGGGGACGCCGTCCTTCCCGGTCCACGCCGCATTCGTCGCCCCGGGGGTCGAGTGCTCGCCAGGCACCGTGGCCTATCACGACTACAACTACCACTCGCGATACCCCGACCTGCCGTTCACACCCGCCGCCCTGTTGTTGACCCGGGTCGTGAGCCGCCCTCGGCCCAGCCGGCTCTGCCTTGACCTGGGTCACAAGGCCGTCGCCGCCGACCCCGCCGGCGTACGCGCGTTCCTACCCTCCATCCCCGACGCCAAGATGGTCGGCCACAGCGAGGAACACCTGGTCCTCGAAGTCCCCGACGCCGACCGCTTCCCGATCGGCACGCCCCTGCTCGCCATCCCCGCCCACGTCTGCCCCACGACCGCCCTGCACCGCCGCGCCCTCGTCGTGGTGGACGGCCGCGTCGTCGATGAATGGGAAGTCACGGCGCGAGACCGCCGGCTGCGGTTTTGA
- a CDS encoding amidohydrolase — translation MRRCLIVGLVLLSACTRSQADDPAAPDAWLESHREAFFGLYQNLHRNPELSNQEARTAARMAGELTKLGAKVTTGVGKHGVVGLLENGPGPVVLVRTDMDALPVTEETGLPYASTAKATDPQGREVGVMHACGHDVHMTSFIATATWLAEHKDRWSGTALLIAQPAEEAINGARAMLDDGLYTRFPKPDFALALHCKADGAVGDVYFRPGPMLANSTSLDVVIRGKGGHGAMPHKAVDPIVLAALAVLDFQTIVSREVQPIDPAVVTVGSIHGGTKHNIISDEVKLQLTLRSYKESVRLQLIEGVERRVKALALAHKAPEPTVTVHESTPETSNDPGLVGRVSPLLKRALGEEHVVLADPVMGAEDFALYAQDGVPIMMFWIGTVPRERIQAAAAQGQTLPSLHSNRYHPEAEASIAVGVRAMTAAVTGLLPPKAQP, via the coding sequence ATGCGTCGCTGCCTGATCGTCGGCCTCGTCCTCCTCTCGGCCTGCACCCGCTCCCAGGCCGACGACCCGGCCGCTCCGGACGCCTGGCTCGAATCGCATCGCGAGGCGTTCTTCGGCCTCTACCAGAACCTCCACCGGAATCCCGAGCTGTCGAACCAGGAAGCCCGGACCGCCGCGCGGATGGCCGGGGAGTTGACGAAGCTCGGCGCGAAGGTCACGACGGGCGTCGGCAAGCATGGCGTGGTGGGCCTCCTCGAGAACGGCCCCGGCCCGGTCGTCCTGGTGCGGACCGACATGGACGCCCTGCCGGTCACCGAGGAAACCGGGCTCCCCTACGCCAGCACGGCGAAAGCGACCGACCCCCAGGGACGCGAGGTCGGCGTGATGCACGCCTGCGGCCACGACGTCCACATGACCAGCTTCATCGCCACGGCGACCTGGCTGGCCGAGCACAAGGACCGCTGGAGCGGGACCGCCCTGCTCATCGCCCAGCCCGCCGAGGAGGCGATCAACGGCGCCCGCGCCATGCTCGACGACGGCCTCTACACGCGCTTCCCCAAGCCCGACTTCGCACTGGCCCTGCACTGCAAGGCCGACGGGGCCGTCGGCGACGTCTACTTTCGCCCAGGGCCGATGCTCGCCAACTCGACGTCGCTGGACGTCGTCATCCGCGGCAAGGGGGGCCACGGCGCGATGCCGCACAAGGCGGTCGACCCGATCGTCCTGGCCGCGCTGGCGGTCCTGGACTTCCAGACCATCGTCAGCCGCGAAGTCCAGCCGATCGACCCGGCCGTCGTCACCGTCGGCTCGATCCACGGCGGAACCAAGCACAACATCATCTCCGACGAGGTCAAGCTCCAGCTCACGCTGCGGTCGTACAAGGAGTCGGTCCGGCTCCAGCTCATCGAGGGCGTCGAGCGCCGGGTAAAAGCCCTGGCCCTCGCCCACAAGGCGCCCGAGCCGACCGTGACCGTCCACGAGTCGACGCCGGAGACCTCCAACGACCCCGGGCTGGTCGGGCGCGTCTCGCCGCTCCTGAAACGGGCCCTCGGTGAGGAGCACGTCGTCCTGGCCGACCCGGTGATGGGGGCCGAGGACTTCGCCCTCTACGCCCAGGACGGCGTGCCGATCATGATGTTCTGGATCGGCACGGTCCCCCGCGAGCGGATCCAGGCGGCCGCCGCCCAGGGTCAGACGCTCCCCAGCCTGCATTCGAATCGCTATCACCCGGAGGCCGAGGCCAGCATCGCCGTCGGCGTCCGCGCCATGACCGCCGCCGTCACGGGCCTGCTCCCGCCCAAGGCGCAGCCATGA
- a CDS encoding endonuclease III, producing the protein MVVHDRLCAAYGCPIPYFHDLDPLSELISSLLSHRTRNADSGRALKQLRARFATWEAVRDAPTAEVEELLAPCTWPEQKAPRVQQVLRAITERRGGDLSLDFLVDLSVADARAWLEGLPGVGPKTSAATLLFSRLRIAALPVDSHHHRVAVRLGLIPASVAVGPSHALLEAQLPADWSAQQVYDNHEALMLHGQRCCFARSPACPRCPVLDLCPFGQARIDAG; encoded by the coding sequence ATGGTCGTCCACGATCGGCTCTGCGCCGCGTATGGATGCCCCATCCCCTACTTTCACGACCTCGACCCGCTCAGCGAACTGATCTCGTCGCTGCTGTCGCACCGGACCCGCAACGCCGACTCGGGTCGAGCCTTAAAGCAGTTGCGGGCGCGGTTCGCGACGTGGGAGGCCGTACGCGACGCGCCGACGGCCGAGGTCGAGGAACTGCTCGCCCCTTGCACCTGGCCCGAGCAAAAGGCTCCGCGGGTCCAGCAGGTGCTCCGAGCGATCACCGAAAGGCGCGGGGGGGACCTGTCACTCGATTTCCTCGTCGACCTCTCGGTCGCCGATGCCCGCGCCTGGCTCGAAGGGCTGCCGGGCGTCGGGCCCAAGACCAGCGCCGCGACCTTGCTGTTCAGCCGCCTCCGCATCGCGGCCCTGCCGGTGGACAGCCATCACCATCGCGTGGCCGTGCGACTCGGCCTGATCCCCGCGTCCGTTGCCGTCGGCCCCTCTCACGCGTTGCTGGAGGCCCAACTCCCTGCCGACTGGTCGGCGCAGCAGGTCTACGACAACCACGAGGCGTTGATGCTCCACGGCCAGCGCTGCTGCTTCGCCCGCAGCCCGGCCTGTCCGCGCTGCCCCGTGCTCGACCTTTGCCCGTTCGGTCAGGCCCGCATCGACGCCGGTTGA